One Halalkalicoccus sp. NIPERK01 genomic region harbors:
- a CDS encoding phosphotransferase — MGQETPVGPLKRISAFYDHLDLPTEQRTYLVLDTGNYITYAFRPDSRAIDWLVGRITGTDWKSRLGTMALETGSVVPSLLSFVPMIRSETVTVAAEDPFDVAVIGDRITLLELNGGRVSTIAIDDPVKLRSEIERRKRLPDSINTVPIVEADPDYPYVVEEYLDGRELVDPITEWESLLVALEQLTALYETDRQRIETATAVASLEDRLTAEQGSDRTVRSALDLLAHLDLPPALYRGSVHGDLHAGNVFVNDGVYLLDWEDVREDYLVDDLFRPFVIHHYDTPLHRVFVEMMENRGVGGRIVTDYARTIGPIAYGESKPYSGLPLFYLLSLLADVTPHGSLRTPCRELLSGVVSAYRRVSSRSGTTR; from the coding sequence GTGGGACAAGAGACACCAGTCGGTCCCCTGAAGCGGATTTCGGCGTTCTACGACCATCTGGACCTCCCGACCGAACAGCGGACCTATCTGGTCCTCGACACGGGGAACTACATCACGTACGCGTTTCGACCTGATTCCCGAGCGATCGACTGGCTCGTCGGCCGGATCACCGGTACCGACTGGAAGAGCCGCCTCGGAACGATGGCACTCGAAACCGGCTCCGTGGTCCCGTCGCTGCTGTCGTTCGTCCCGATGATCCGCTCGGAGACCGTGACCGTCGCCGCCGAGGACCCGTTCGACGTCGCCGTCATCGGCGACCGGATCACGCTACTAGAGCTGAATGGAGGTCGGGTATCGACGATCGCGATCGACGACCCGGTGAAGCTACGGAGCGAGATCGAACGCCGGAAACGGCTCCCCGACTCGATCAACACGGTACCGATCGTCGAGGCCGACCCGGACTACCCGTACGTCGTAGAGGAGTATCTCGACGGACGGGAACTCGTCGATCCGATAACCGAGTGGGAGTCGCTGCTCGTCGCCCTCGAACAGCTCACCGCCCTCTACGAGACCGATCGTCAGCGGATCGAGACCGCGACAGCAGTCGCGTCCCTCGAGGACCGGTTGACGGCGGAGCAGGGCTCGGACCGGACCGTTCGATCGGCGCTCGACCTCCTCGCGCATCTCGATCTGCCGCCGGCGCTCTATCGGGGATCGGTCCACGGTGACCTCCACGCCGGAAACGTCTTCGTGAACGACGGAGTGTACCTCCTCGACTGGGAGGACGTCCGGGAGGACTACCTCGTCGACGACCTCTTCCGGCCGTTCGTCATCCACCACTACGACACGCCGCTCCACCGGGTGTTCGTCGAGATGATGGAGAATCGGGGCGTCGGGGGGCGGATCGTGACCGACTACGCGCGGACGATCGGACCCATCGCCTACGGCGAGTCGAAACCCTACTCCGGACTGCCCCTGTTCTACCTCCTGTCGTTGCTCGCGGACGTCACTCCACACGGGTCGCTCCGGACGCCCTGTCGGGAACTGCTCTCGGGGGTGGTCTCCGCGTATCGCCGGGTGTCGTCCCGCTCGGGGACGACGAGATAG
- a CDS encoding polysaccharide deacetylase family protein, which yields MLAGETGRRLVDRVFRATLKPYYRPDGVRCPIVLYHGVEESGGPWSVTPTRFRRQIDWLSRRFDPLTLGEALGRWRDGSLPANPAVVTFDDGLQSVIENALPVLDEYGVPSTHYLVPGLFGERFEGSRVMDREDVSKLLASGHEIGAHTMTHPDLTDVDRETARREIEGSRDALAAITGEVPTSFAYPYGAFDRGTARLTRDAGYESATTVIGTDLVDFTAPFSIPRITIMRQHDLPMVKRLVGGDRRWQRLLGSVAPDSL from the coding sequence ATGCTCGCGGGAGAGACCGGTCGGCGGTTGGTAGATCGGGTGTTTCGTGCCACGCTGAAACCGTACTATCGACCCGACGGGGTCCGCTGTCCGATCGTTCTCTATCACGGCGTGGAGGAATCCGGCGGGCCGTGGAGCGTCACGCCGACGCGCTTTCGCCGACAGATCGACTGGCTCTCGCGGAGGTTCGACCCCCTCACCCTCGGCGAGGCGCTCGGGCGGTGGCGAGACGGATCCCTCCCGGCGAACCCGGCGGTCGTGACCTTCGACGACGGACTGCAGTCGGTGATCGAGAACGCGCTCCCGGTCCTCGACGAGTACGGGGTCCCGTCGACTCACTACCTCGTCCCGGGCCTGTTCGGGGAGCGCTTCGAGGGGTCGCGCGTCATGGACCGCGAGGACGTCTCGAAACTCCTGGCATCCGGCCACGAGATCGGGGCGCACACGATGACCCATCCGGACCTGACGGACGTCGACCGGGAGACGGCCCGCCGTGAGATCGAGGGCTCCCGGGACGCGCTCGCGGCGATCACCGGCGAGGTGCCGACGAGTTTCGCGTACCCCTACGGCGCGTTCGATCGCGGAACCGCCCGCCTGACACGGGACGCAGGATACGAGAGCGCGACGACGGTGATCGGGACCGATCTCGTCGACTTCACCGCACCGTTCTCGATCCCGCGCATCACGATCATGCGCCAGCACGACCTCCCGATGGTCAAGCGGTTGGTCGGCGGGGATCGACGCTGGCAGCGGCTACTCGGGAGCGTCGCCCCCGATTCGCTCTGA
- a CDS encoding alanyl-tRNA synthetase gives MRANTLLAVVVGTAATAVSNLYWWNRTRTIRESLAVSAARDEAVVGERTRANRTLEAAAKRADVDPEDLPAAIDALHEELADMEHERDAVKSEAGSLRSRWAERWWQARMAEADGPRAIAITIEGDDADARALAKHAPGYNGGVTIVTTEPNHTFVVTVGDAMADLDATDLAAELTDLAGGGAGGSARRATGGGASAGLAEAASDLADRLSGELD, from the coding sequence ATGAGGGCGAACACGCTACTCGCGGTCGTAGTCGGGACTGCGGCTACGGCCGTCTCGAACCTCTACTGGTGGAACAGGACACGAACGATCCGCGAGTCCCTCGCGGTCAGCGCCGCCCGCGACGAGGCGGTCGTCGGCGAGCGGACACGGGCGAACCGGACGCTCGAAGCGGCGGCGAAACGGGCCGATGTCGACCCGGAGGACCTCCCGGCGGCGATCGACGCCCTCCACGAGGAACTCGCCGACATGGAGCACGAACGCGACGCCGTCAAAAGCGAGGCCGGATCGCTTCGCAGCCGGTGGGCGGAGCGCTGGTGGCAGGCGCGCATGGCCGAGGCCGACGGCCCGCGGGCGATCGCGATCACGATCGAGGGGGACGACGCCGACGCGCGCGCGCTCGCGAAACACGCACCCGGCTACAACGGGGGCGTGACGATCGTCACGACCGAACCCAATCACACGTTCGTCGTGACCGTCGGCGACGCGATGGCCGACCTCGACGCGACCGACCTCGCGGCCGAACTGACCGACCTCGCGGGCGGCGGGGCCGGCGGATCGGCGAGGCGGGCGACCGGGGGCGGCGCGTCGGCCGGGCTAGCGGAGGCCGCCTCGGATCTCGCCGACCGGCTGTCCGGCGAACTCGACTAG
- a CDS encoding DUF1616 domain-containing protein, with amino-acid sequence MEDTVDERSALSSLRQVPADLLVVGLAVALGIFATLPGVEGSPFGAVVRAAFVGFVPGYALVAALFPARGPDRTSTDRTRSRHAGHITRFERAVLSVGVSGGLLAVVAGGLVVASVAGTAVTAVRVLAVGTAAFAAVAAVRRLALPPSNRFGRSTMAWVDALTPLQSVRRDLFSTVAVGFVVLFVLSSAVYAMVPVQNDGYTELYLLHEENGEAVSEDYPSELAVGQDQPLIVGIGNNEGTETTYTVVVQLQEVDSGESGATVQSATELDRFEVTLDNGETTEREHVVTPDRTGENLRLTYLLYVGALPESPSEENAYRSAYVWVDVADSSG; translated from the coding sequence ATGGAAGACACCGTCGACGAGCGCTCGGCCCTCTCGTCGCTCCGACAGGTTCCCGCCGACCTCCTCGTCGTCGGACTGGCAGTCGCCCTCGGAATCTTCGCGACGCTCCCGGGAGTCGAGGGGTCCCCGTTCGGCGCAGTGGTTCGGGCGGCGTTCGTCGGATTCGTTCCGGGGTACGCCCTCGTGGCCGCGCTGTTCCCGGCACGGGGGCCGGATCGCACCTCGACCGACCGCACCCGGAGCCGACACGCCGGACACATCACCCGCTTCGAACGGGCCGTGCTCTCGGTCGGCGTGAGCGGTGGCCTCCTCGCGGTCGTCGCCGGGGGTCTGGTCGTGGCGTCCGTCGCGGGCACCGCCGTGACGGCGGTTCGCGTCCTGGCCGTCGGGACCGCCGCGTTCGCGGCCGTCGCGGCGGTCCGACGGCTGGCGCTTCCCCCGTCGAATCGATTCGGTCGCTCCACGATGGCTTGGGTCGACGCCCTCACCCCGCTGCAGTCGGTGCGAAGGGACCTGTTCTCGACGGTAGCGGTCGGATTCGTCGTGTTGTTCGTTCTCAGCAGCGCCGTGTACGCGATGGTGCCGGTACAGAACGACGGCTACACCGAACTGTACCTGCTCCACGAGGAGAACGGCGAAGCCGTCTCCGAGGACTACCCGTCCGAACTCGCCGTCGGTCAGGACCAACCGCTGATCGTCGGGATCGGGAACAACGAAGGAACCGAGACCACCTACACCGTCGTCGTGCAGCTCCAGGAGGTCGACTCCGGCGAATCCGGCGCGACCGTCCAGTCGGCGACGGAACTCGACCGGTTCGAGGTCACCCTCGACAATGGGGAGACCACGGAGCGCGAACACGTCGTCACCCCCGACCGCACCGGCGAGAACCTGCGGCTCACCTACCTGCTGTACGTCGGGGCGCTCCCCGAGTCGCCGAGCGAGGAGAACGCCTACCGGAGCGCCTACGTCTGGGTCGACGTCGCCGACTCCTCCGGGTGA
- a CDS encoding GNAT family N-acetyltransferase, which produces MIAEYTLRPANETEWERFVGRRANATVFHTLGWKRAVESAFGYTPRYRLVAEGDRTVAAVPGFEVPSLFGTTVTTPFGEYGFPLIEGESEPVLAALAEATSPFETLVLKESNWSGTTGYSAAGFGGIETGIALQLDVDRPFEAVRETSFTSGARRNVRKAREEGVVVTEAETVEPYYRLYLATMRRLGSPPFPADFFEALRRELAGNVTLLLAKHEGTAIAGLLAFEYGDRCLIWGNASNPDAWDLKPNDLLYAEIVERACESAASVVDFGRNERGSNVHEFKTEFGGEEAQLTSLVYPPDRTGRASIEAYKRAAPLARRVGPIVANRTVGPCLKWWIHE; this is translated from the coding sequence ATGATCGCTGAATACACGCTTCGGCCGGCCAACGAAACCGAGTGGGAGCGGTTCGTCGGGCGACGGGCGAACGCCACGGTGTTTCACACCCTCGGCTGGAAGCGCGCGGTCGAATCGGCGTTCGGTTACACGCCACGGTATCGGCTGGTCGCAGAGGGCGATCGGACCGTCGCTGCCGTCCCCGGGTTCGAGGTCCCCTCGCTGTTCGGGACGACCGTCACGACCCCGTTCGGGGAGTACGGATTCCCCCTCATCGAGGGGGAGAGCGAACCGGTGCTCGCCGCGCTGGCCGAGGCGACCTCGCCGTTCGAGACGCTGGTCCTCAAGGAGTCCAACTGGAGCGGGACGACCGGCTACAGCGCGGCCGGTTTCGGCGGCATCGAGACGGGGATCGCCCTGCAACTCGACGTCGACCGCCCGTTCGAGGCGGTCCGGGAGACCTCGTTCACGAGCGGCGCTCGCCGGAACGTCCGCAAGGCGCGCGAAGAAGGGGTGGTCGTCACGGAGGCGGAGACCGTCGAGCCGTACTACCGTCTCTACCTCGCGACGATGCGTCGGCTCGGTAGTCCGCCGTTCCCCGCCGACTTTTTCGAGGCGCTTCGACGGGAACTCGCCGGGAACGTGACGCTCCTACTCGCGAAACACGAGGGGACGGCTATCGCCGGCCTGCTCGCGTTCGAGTACGGCGACCGCTGTCTGATCTGGGGCAACGCCTCGAACCCCGACGCGTGGGACCTCAAGCCGAACGACCTGCTCTACGCCGAAATCGTCGAACGGGCCTGTGAGAGCGCCGCGTCGGTCGTCGACTTCGGGCGCAACGAGCGAGGTTCGAACGTCCACGAGTTCAAGACGGAGTTCGGCGGCGAGGAGGCGCAACTGACGAGCCTCGTCTATCCTCCCGATCGGACGGGGAGGGCGTCGATCGAGGCGTACAAGCGGGCCGCGCCGCTGGCACGCAGGGTCGGGCCGATCGTCGCCAATCGAACGGTCGGCCCGTGTCTCAAATGGTGGATACACGAATGA
- a CDS encoding DUF2206 domain-containing protein, whose amino-acid sequence MGCLLVAFWGVVAAGSLGIRVGLLQEVLGTVLLTLVPGFLILLLVEHDIDSGGEILLYTVGFSLVSLATTGVLVSLLYPVFGVIAPLSFLPLALTISAISVVLSLSAFQRDRSLTLRVPPFDTRDITVGAFLLSLPLLAVLAASRMNAVGDSGLMYVFLLLVAGVVVVSIRVVPPKLYPLAVFAVAAAVVLHNNLITNAVVGSDIQINHFFVELLLENGVWEAGMGDVYSSIPVVGTVPAVYAAVTGISPAFVFKVLYSLLFALVPVGIYYAFKDVFGSDVAFVGAYFFVFYFRTFNGTPGKTRMAQLFVVLLLLVLLTDRERLPGKEWIGFVFGVGLIFSHYTTTYIVVISLAVAYVLGRIYVAYANESLDWNIVGVYAVAFGGTAVGWYAVTTPGMIASVVEVLGGIPVEIYAALSGEAVHRSGASAIQEGSGTVYLITLLLHMGLMALAGIGVLSQVLVALFPTDRNQRLEAVKLATIAIPMFVFLGASYFVTGDLGADRMYQIVLVVLAPFMPVGAIALAGIVSAIRDVEVPVWRPILAALAVLLLLNTGVVYNAVGAPVTSDIALDDDTHSLAYTDAEIDGGEWIDDTSIAAPVIYTDSYTGEMFRGIVPESYTDASVVQIKVDWRPGIEFSEGYVYVRDRAVVDAAAYDGDPPEYYLTEPERAAIERSTNKVYTSGEADVFRYDGSDSQQFGRDGV is encoded by the coding sequence GTGGGGTGTCTGCTCGTCGCGTTCTGGGGTGTCGTCGCAGCGGGGTCACTCGGCATCCGAGTCGGACTGCTGCAGGAGGTGCTCGGAACCGTCTTACTGACGCTCGTGCCGGGGTTCTTAATCCTCCTGCTCGTCGAACACGACATAGATAGCGGCGGCGAGATCCTCCTGTACACCGTGGGGTTCAGCCTGGTGTCGCTCGCGACCACGGGCGTCCTCGTCAGCCTCCTGTACCCGGTGTTCGGCGTCATCGCGCCCCTCTCGTTCCTCCCGCTCGCCCTAACGATCAGCGCGATCAGCGTCGTGCTATCCCTCTCGGCGTTCCAGCGGGACCGGAGTCTTACGCTCCGAGTTCCACCGTTCGACACCCGTGACATCACGGTCGGCGCGTTCCTCCTCTCTCTGCCGCTGCTCGCGGTGCTGGCCGCGAGTCGGATGAACGCCGTCGGTGACAGCGGCTTGATGTACGTGTTCCTCCTCCTCGTGGCGGGCGTCGTGGTCGTCTCGATCAGGGTCGTCCCGCCGAAGCTCTACCCGCTCGCCGTGTTCGCGGTCGCCGCCGCGGTCGTCCTCCACAACAACCTGATCACCAACGCGGTCGTCGGCTCCGACATTCAGATCAACCACTTCTTCGTCGAACTGCTGTTGGAAAACGGCGTCTGGGAGGCGGGGATGGGCGACGTCTATTCCTCGATACCCGTCGTCGGGACCGTCCCGGCCGTCTATGCGGCCGTGACCGGTATCAGCCCGGCGTTCGTCTTCAAGGTGCTCTACTCGCTGCTGTTCGCGCTCGTCCCTGTCGGCATCTACTACGCCTTCAAGGACGTTTTCGGATCCGACGTGGCCTTCGTCGGGGCGTACTTCTTCGTCTTCTACTTCCGGACGTTCAACGGCACGCCGGGCAAAACGCGCATGGCCCAACTGTTCGTGGTCCTGTTGCTTCTGGTGTTGCTCACCGACCGGGAGCGGCTTCCCGGAAAGGAGTGGATCGGGTTCGTCTTCGGCGTCGGACTGATCTTCTCGCACTACACCACGACCTACATCGTCGTCATCTCGCTCGCGGTGGCCTACGTGCTCGGTCGGATCTACGTGGCGTACGCGAACGAGAGCCTCGACTGGAACATCGTGGGCGTCTACGCGGTCGCGTTCGGCGGGACGGCGGTCGGCTGGTACGCCGTCACGACGCCGGGAATGATCGCGAGCGTGGTCGAGGTCCTCGGCGGTATTCCCGTCGAGATCTACGCGGCCCTCTCCGGCGAGGCGGTCCATCGATCGGGCGCGAGCGCGATTCAGGAAGGGTCCGGTACGGTCTATCTGATCACGCTGTTGTTACACATGGGACTCATGGCGCTAGCGGGAATCGGTGTCCTCTCGCAGGTCCTCGTGGCGCTGTTCCCGACCGATCGAAACCAACGACTCGAAGCGGTCAAACTGGCGACGATCGCGATCCCGATGTTCGTGTTCCTGGGCGCGTCGTACTTCGTTACCGGCGATCTCGGCGCCGACAGAATGTACCAGATCGTTCTAGTCGTGCTGGCCCCGTTCATGCCGGTTGGCGCGATCGCGCTCGCGGGGATCGTCAGCGCGATCCGTGACGTAGAGGTACCCGTCTGGCGTCCGATTCTGGCGGCCCTAGCTGTTCTCCTCCTGCTCAATACGGGTGTCGTCTACAACGCCGTCGGAGCGCCGGTGACGTCGGACATCGCACTGGACGACGACACCCACTCGCTCGCGTACACCGACGCTGAGATCGACGGCGGCGAATGGATCGACGATACCAGCATCGCCGCCCCGGTCATCTACACCGACAGCTACACCGGTGAGATGTTCCGGGGGATCGTTCCGGAGTCCTACACCGACGCGAGCGTGGTACAGATCAAGGTCGACTGGCGTCCCGGTATCGAGTTCTCCGAGGGCTACGTCTACGTCCGCGATCGGGCCGTCGTCGACGCCGCGGCGTACGACGGGGACCCTCCGGAGTACTACCTCACGGAACCGGAGCGAGCGGCCATCGAACGCTCGACGAACAAGGTCTACACGAGCGGCGAGGCCGACGTGTTTCGATACGACGGTTCGGACAGCCAGCAGTTCGGGCGCGATGGGGTCTGA
- a CDS encoding glycosyltransferase family 4 protein encodes MDVVYLVTQNTGGFPHYAAELANAVGNHADVTVLKPTETTADDVFSQDVRVIDAFEPLSLSLPALYDREFNVRENLRAMWSYRSLRRVHDLDPDIVHDPTGFFPYVKFFAGRYGLDRHPLVATRHEVSATRFPITRPPVLAERLAGALVPDVNLAKTIVHTHGQRDALLEGPFEESDLAVIPHGTYDFFTGYDYDERSEERTTLLFFGNVIPSKGLDTLVEAVVLASEEIPDITLVVAGSGRLSARTARVIATHGEHFEVHNEFVPNDLVGELFSRAALAVMPYRSEGGVKGHSGALATAFSFGTPVVTTSIGDFPRLVERSGSGLVVPPEDADRLANAIVSILENDGLRAEFGKNSEKQAERLSWENVGKRHLDVYRSILDD; translated from the coding sequence ATGGACGTGGTGTATCTCGTCACACAGAACACGGGGGGGTTCCCGCATTACGCGGCCGAACTCGCGAACGCCGTGGGGAACCACGCCGACGTGACCGTCCTCAAACCCACCGAGACCACCGCCGACGACGTCTTCTCCCAGGACGTACGGGTGATCGACGCGTTCGAACCGCTGTCGCTCTCCCTTCCGGCGCTGTACGACCGCGAGTTCAACGTGCGCGAGAACCTCCGAGCGATGTGGTCGTATCGGTCGCTCCGACGCGTCCACGACCTCGATCCCGATATCGTCCACGACCCGACCGGTTTCTTCCCGTACGTAAAGTTCTTCGCCGGACGCTACGGCCTCGATCGCCACCCGCTGGTCGCCACGCGCCACGAGGTCTCCGCGACCCGGTTCCCGATCACCCGTCCGCCGGTTCTCGCCGAGCGACTCGCGGGGGCGCTCGTCCCGGACGTGAACCTGGCGAAGACGATCGTCCACACGCACGGCCAGCGCGACGCCCTCCTCGAAGGACCCTTCGAGGAGTCGGACCTGGCGGTCATCCCCCACGGGACCTACGACTTCTTCACCGGATACGACTACGACGAGCGGTCGGAGGAACGCACCACGCTGCTGTTTTTCGGCAACGTCATCCCCTCGAAGGGGCTCGACACCCTCGTGGAGGCGGTCGTCCTCGCGAGCGAGGAGATACCCGACATCACGCTCGTCGTGGCCGGGTCGGGTAGGCTCTCGGCGCGGACGGCGAGGGTCATCGCCACCCACGGCGAGCACTTCGAGGTCCACAACGAGTTCGTCCCGAACGACCTCGTCGGCGAACTCTTCTCGCGGGCCGCCCTCGCGGTGATGCCCTATCGGTCCGAAGGCGGAGTGAAGGGCCACAGCGGCGCGCTCGCGACCGCCTTCTCCTTCGGCACGCCGGTCGTCACCACCTCGATCGGCGACTTTCCCCGGCTGGTCGAACGCTCGGGGAGCGGGCTGGTCGTCCCGCCGGAGGACGCCGATCGGCTCGCGAACGCCATCGTCTCCATCCTCGAGAACGACGGGCTTCGGGCCGAATTCGGGAAGAACAGCGAGAAGCAGGCCGAGCGCCTCTCGTGGGAGAACGTCGGGAAGCGCCACCTCGACGTGTACCGATCGATCCTCGACGACTAG
- a CDS encoding glycosyltransferase family 2 protein, with amino-acid sequence MSSTDAATVSVVIPYSAQHTPERMLEEAKRSVARQSVPTETIVVEDPEGRGPAATRNRGIERATTRYVAFLDADDLWKPDKLERQLGRMERTGAGLCLDGDPSMSRDDFLYELFVGDLNEVMSSILLDTEQVDVRFEERLGRWEDHLFALEASHAGVCLCRETFTVRYHETSMSADRIDPSHYLTEGKKYVAFASDRVPEIRPFTYVFYRQMYFAMGYYLHRDGEYRDAMTYFVRSLQIGVSPLPVVGLLGSSIFYLVFDVLLGSDRSTESK; translated from the coding sequence ATGTCATCTACCGACGCGGCGACCGTCTCCGTCGTCATCCCCTACAGCGCCCAACACACGCCCGAACGGATGCTGGAGGAGGCGAAACGGTCGGTCGCCCGCCAATCGGTGCCGACGGAGACCATCGTGGTCGAGGACCCCGAGGGTCGCGGACCGGCGGCGACGCGCAACCGAGGTATCGAACGCGCCACCACCCGTTACGTCGCCTTTCTCGACGCCGACGATCTCTGGAAGCCCGACAAACTCGAACGGCAGCTGGGACGCATGGAACGGACGGGCGCGGGGCTCTGTCTCGACGGCGACCCCTCGATGTCGCGCGACGACTTCCTCTACGAACTGTTCGTCGGCGACCTCAACGAGGTCATGTCCTCGATCCTGCTGGACACCGAGCAGGTCGACGTGCGTTTCGAGGAGCGTCTCGGACGGTGGGAGGACCACCTCTTCGCGCTCGAAGCATCGCACGCGGGCGTCTGTCTCTGCCGGGAGACGTTCACGGTCCGGTATCACGAGACGAGCATGTCCGCCGACCGGATCGACCCGTCGCACTACCTCACCGAGGGCAAGAAGTACGTCGCGTTCGCCAGCGACCGCGTTCCCGAAATCAGGCCCTTCACCTACGTCTTCTACCGGCAGATGTACTTCGCGATGGGCTATTACCTCCACCGCGACGGGGAGTACCGGGACGCGATGACCTACTTCGTCCGGTCGTTGCAGATCGGCGTCTCGCCCCTCCCGGTCGTCGGATTACTCGGGAGTTCGATCTTCTACCTCGTCTTCGACGTGTTGCTCGGATCGGATCGCTCGACCGAAAGCAAGTAG
- a CDS encoding oligosaccharide flippase family protein: protein MDLSRSALKIFLAKGGNAVVFFAGITVFARELGPTQIGIFFLFQTVLGLTTVVADFGVRGALEKRLSEGQQPATMLATALALKVVTIVGAAGLIFLIRPYLNQYLGGEFAVYLVIALTIQEFADLFIQAVRGELRVGETAIIEFAREVVWVVSGLVLVAAGYGVMGLIYGLILGSTTAACWAFVKLETKVGRPAELSAWSLYDYAKYYFLSSVSGQVYQWMDVAIIGLFLTYADVGAYEVAWEVTLLVLLVSKTLSITLFPQMSQWSSEAAVSRIEAVVPEAIGVALFLSIPAFVGVFVLNYEVLATIFGSEYTIAAGVLVVLMVEKVFQSVNDVLGSTLRGIDRVDLVARAVVVTIAINLVLNVALVLTVGLLGAAIATTTAAIVQTLLNGRYLARNITLRVPYRLIGWSLVSATGMGLVVAGVRATLPFDGAVLLASCVGIGVGSYVLLSATVPSIRRQVLVPGLRVVTSMIRPGESLTD, encoded by the coding sequence ATGGATCTGTCCCGTTCGGCGCTGAAGATCTTCCTCGCGAAAGGCGGCAACGCGGTCGTTTTCTTCGCCGGCATCACGGTCTTCGCCCGCGAACTCGGCCCGACCCAGATCGGGATCTTCTTCCTGTTTCAGACGGTGCTCGGGTTGACGACCGTCGTCGCGGACTTCGGCGTTCGCGGCGCGCTCGAAAAGCGCCTAAGCGAGGGCCAACAGCCCGCGACGATGCTGGCGACCGCCCTCGCGTTGAAGGTCGTGACGATCGTCGGGGCCGCCGGCCTGATCTTCCTGATCCGTCCGTACCTCAACCAGTACCTCGGCGGCGAGTTCGCGGTGTATCTGGTGATCGCGCTGACGATCCAGGAGTTCGCGGACCTGTTCATCCAGGCGGTCCGGGGCGAACTCCGGGTCGGGGAGACGGCCATCATCGAGTTCGCCCGCGAGGTGGTCTGGGTCGTGAGCGGTCTGGTGCTGGTCGCGGCCGGCTACGGGGTGATGGGTCTGATCTACGGGCTCATCCTCGGATCGACGACGGCGGCGTGCTGGGCGTTCGTCAAACTCGAGACGAAGGTCGGCCGGCCAGCCGAACTCTCGGCGTGGTCGCTGTACGACTACGCGAAGTACTACTTCCTCTCGTCGGTCAGCGGGCAGGTCTACCAGTGGATGGACGTCGCGATCATCGGGCTGTTTCTGACCTACGCGGACGTCGGTGCCTACGAAGTCGCCTGGGAGGTGACGCTGTTGGTGTTGCTGGTCAGCAAGACCCTCTCGATCACGCTGTTCCCCCAGATGAGCCAGTGGAGTTCCGAGGCGGCCGTCTCGCGGATCGAGGCGGTCGTCCCCGAGGCGATCGGGGTCGCGCTGTTCCTCTCGATCCCCGCGTTCGTCGGGGTGTTCGTGCTTAACTACGAGGTCCTGGCGACCATCTTCGGCTCGGAGTACACCATCGCGGCGGGCGTCCTCGTGGTGCTGATGGTCGAAAAAGTGTTCCAGTCGGTCAACGACGTCCTCGGGAGTACGCTTCGCGGTATCGATCGCGTCGACCTCGTGGCGCGGGCGGTCGTGGTGACGATCGCGATCAACCTCGTGCTCAACGTCGCGCTCGTGCTCACCGTCGGACTGCTGGGTGCGGCGATCGCGACCACGACCGCCGCGATCGTCCAGACGCTCCTCAACGGGCGGTACCTCGCGCGGAACATCACGCTACGGGTGCCCTATCGGCTCATCGGGTGGTCGCTCGTCAGCGCGACGGGGATGGGGCTGGTCGTCGCAGGGGTTCGCGCGACACTTCCCTTCGACGGAGCCGTCCTGCTCGCGTCGTGCGTCGGCATCGGTGTAGGGAGCTACGTTCTGCTCTCGGCGACCGTCCCCTCGATAAGACGACAGGTACTCGTTCCCGGCCTGCGCGTAGTCACCTCCATGATCCGGCCCGGCGAATCGCTCACGGACTGA